The proteins below are encoded in one region of Populus alba chromosome 2, ASM523922v2, whole genome shotgun sequence:
- the LOC118063465 gene encoding metal tolerance protein A1: MEEQNTQHAPPVETSVDILDGGDSGASKVCGEAPCVFSDTGNNLKNAKERSTSMRKLWIAVALCVVFMSAEVAGGIKANSLAILTDAAHLLSDVAAFAISLFSFWAAGWEATPRQSYGFVRIEVLGALVSIQLIWLLAGILVYEAIVRLIHDTGEVDGFLMFLVAAFGLLVNIFMALVLGHDHGHDHDHNHGTGHSHGMTVTAHHRQDDEHPKHADNHHKHSKDEHRHAHEEHVEPLLEKKEARHEKKQRNINVQGAYIHVLGDSIQSIGVMIGGAIIWYKPEWKIVDLICTLFFSVIVLGTTIKMLRNILDVLMESTPREIDATKIEKGLSEMEDVVAIHELHIWAITVGKILLACHVKIRPEANADMVLDNLINYIRSEYSISHVTIQIER; encoded by the coding sequence ATGGAAGAACAAAATACTCAGCATGCCCCCCCTGTTGAAACAAGCGTGGATATTCTTGATGGAGGGGATAGTGGAGCGAGTAAGGTGTGTGGGGAAGCACCTTGTGTATTTTCAGATACTGGAAATAACCTCAAGAATGCCAAAGAACGTTCAACTTCAATGCGTAAGCTCTGGATAGCCGTGGCACTTTGTGTAGTGTTCATGAGTGCTGAGGTAGCTGGTGGCATCAAAGCCAATAGTCTGGCAATCTTGACTGATGCTGCACATTTGCTTTCCGATGTTGCAGCCTTTGCTATCTCCTTGTTTTCATTTTGGGCAGCTGGCTGGGAAGCCACACCCCGTCAATCTTATGGATTTGTTAGGATTGAGGTTCTCGGTGCACTGGTTTCCATACAGCTCATCTGGTTGCTTGCAGGGATCTTGGTTTATGAAGCCATTGTTAGGCTCATCCATGATACAGGGGAGGTAGACGGGTTTCTTATGTTTCTTGTTGCTGCATTCGGCCTTCTAGTGAATATCTTCATGGCACTTGTGTTGGGACATGATCACGGGCATGACCATGATCACAATCATGGGACTGGCCACAGCCATGGAATGACAGTTACTGCTCATCATCGTCAAGATGACGAGCATCCAAAACATGCAGACAATCATCATAAGCACTCGAAAGATGAGCACCGTCATGCTCATGAAGAACATGTTGAGCCGCTGCTGGAAAAAAAGGAAGCCAGGCACGAAAagaagcaaaggaacataaatGTACAAGGAGCTTATATCCATGTACTTGGGGATTCCATCCAGAGTATCGGGGTCATGATAGGAGGTGCAATCATATGGTATAAGCCTGAGTGGAAGATAGTTGATCTGATCTGCACCCTATTCTTTTCAGTTATAGTCTTGGGGACAACAATCAAAATGCTTCGGAACATACTTGACGTCTTGATGGAGAGCACTCCAAGAGAGATAGATGCAACAAAGATTGAAAAGGGATTGTCTGAGATGGAGGACGTGGTGGCTATCCACGAACTGCATATATGGGCCATTACCGTGGGCAAGATTCTCCTGGCTTGTCATGTGAAAATCAGGCCTGAAGCAAATGCAGACATGGTGCTAGACAATTTGATAAACTATATCAGAAGTGAGTATAGTATCAGTCATGTAACCATCCAGATAGAACGTTAG
- the LOC118063464 gene encoding NDR1/HIN1-like protein 12 — MASSPRNTLRALCTIVTIFLLLAGLAALIVWLIYRPHKPQFTVAGAAIYDLNTTCPPFISTSMQFTLVTRNPNRRVSIMYDKLTAYVSYRNQALTPSLALPPLYHATKSTVALSPVLGGAGVPVSVEVSNGLVMDEAYGVVALSVVLLGRLRWKAGAIKTLRYGVYVKCDVWVGLKKGFVGQVPLLGSPKCKVDI; from the coding sequence ATGGCATCATCACCAAGAAACACACTCCGTGCTCTCTGCACAATAGTCACCATCTTCCTTCTCTTAGCAGGTCTTGCAGCTCTAATAGTCTGGTTAATTTACAGACCTCACAAGCCCCAGTTCACTGTAGCTGGGGCAGCTATATATGACCTTAACACCACATGCCCACCTTTCATTTCCACCTCCATGCAGTTCACTCttgtcactagaaaccctaacagGAGGGTCTCAATCATGTATGATAAACTCACTGCCTATGTATCATATAGGAACCAAGCTCTAACTCCTTCACTGGCATTGCCACCACTTTATCACGCGACAAAGAGCACGGTGGCCCTGTCTCCGGTGCTTGGTGGGGCAGGGGTGCCGGTGTCAGTGGAAGTTTCAAACGGGTTGGTGATGGATGAGGCGTATGGGGTTGTGGCGCTGAGCGTGGTGTTGTTGGGGAGGTTAAGGTGGAAGGCTGGGGCTATAAAGACTCTGAGATATGGAGTTTATGTGAAGTGTGATGTCTGGGTGGGTTTGAAGAAGGGCTTTGTAGGGCAGGTGCCTTTGCTTGGGTCTCCAAAGTGTAAAGTCGATATATGA
- the LOC118063463 gene encoding two-component response regulator-like APRR9 → MGKVAVSNSSDEAGGMVVELETGKKDIGSSEVVRWEKFLPKMVLRVLLVEADDSTRQIIVALLRKCGYRVSAVPDGLMAWETLKERPDSIDLILTEVELPLISGYAFLALVMEHDVCKNIPVIMMSSHDSISVVLKCMLKGAADFLVKPVRKNELRNLWQHVWRRQTLSAGKIPRNSHKVEASSENNAASSDFATSLQKNKDCSEKGSDAQGLSHLKHRSASNLSDADNEKYEDYAKLNKSPVNPESNTGVFVEERSNRTRPDREPYHGAYNPTAPRMVEEHACAKSAIHDENSRLENDRELANSSYGHDDVLGETSSGAIDLIGSFNNRPKHTYTHSSLHDATNKFEFPPLLELSLRGLYPSSSKNQGLDERHALNHSNSSAFSLYNSKTLQSPFPTSASNGSDSKEEASKSLDPSSNQLAQNVGTISQIHDASLSGNQEIIMTTPVIGQSGKVELAHPSPQLGLIPVLGTRLDNISTGCGHVFSPLCCTQSNPAWNPNFAGQQQSPFPTTASVHSNPEVLDSKQNHKCSSETTCCYVDQNDLQQNNREPVDEMRHDSPAAGQSTSSSLCNRVADNNNSSAYESFGSRNDVNASSVGTAEKSIAQENLNNGGNFNHDGFGGSDSYRSSQREAALTKFRLKRKDRCYEKRVRYQSRKRLAEQRPRVKGQFVRQVQNDCPVANG, encoded by the exons ATGGGTAAGGTGGCGGTGAGTAATAGTAGTGATGAGGCGGGGGGGATGGTGGTGGAGTTAGAGACAGGGAAGAAGGATATTGGATCGTCGGAGGTGGTTCGTTGGGAAAAGTTTCTACCAAAGATGGTGCTCAGAGTTCTTTTGGTCGAAGCGGATGATTCTACTCGTCAGATTATTGTTGCTCTTCTCCGAAAATGCGGATACAGAG TTTCTGCTGTTCCTGATGGATTAATGGCATGGGAGACTTTGAAGGAGAGACCCGATAGCATAGATCTCATATTAACTGAAGTGGAGTTGCCATTAATATCGGGATATGCGTTTCTTGCTTTGGTCATGGAGCATGATGTTTGCAAAAACATTCCTGTCATAA TGATGTCTTCACACGATTCAATTAGTGTGGTTCTAAAGTGCATGTTAAAAGGAGCAGCTGACTTTCTCGTTAAGCCTGTTCGGAAGAATGAATTGAGGAACTTGTGGCAGCATGTTTGGAGAAGGCAAACT CTAAGTGCCGGAAAAATCCCTCGAAACTCGCATAAAGTTGAGGCCTCATCTGAAAACAACGCAGCTTCGAGTGATTTTGCGACTTCTTTGCAGAAAAATAAGGATTGCAGCGAGAAAGGGAGTGATGCCCAA GGACTTTCACATCTGAAGCATAGGAGTGCTTCAAATTTGAGCGATGCAGATAATGAGAAGTATGAAGATTAtgccaaattaaataaaagccCAGTAAATCCTGAGAGCAATACCGGAG TATTTGTAGAAGAAAGGTCAAACAGGACGAGACCTGACAGAGAACCGTACCATGGAGCTTATAATCCAACTGCACCGAGAATGGTAGAGGAGCATGCTTGTGCTAAGTCAGCGATTCATGATGAGAACTCGAGACTAGAAAATGATAGGGAACTTGCTAATAGCTCCTATGGCCACGATGATGTACTTGGTGAAACCTCAAGTGGAGCCATTGACTTGATTGGTTCCTTTAATAATCGCCCAAAGCACACATATACACACTCTAGTTTACATGATGCGACAAACAAGTTTGAATTCCCTCCACTACTTGAACTCTCTCTCAGAGGATTGTATCCCAGTAGCTCAAAGAACCAAGGGCTAGATGAAAGACATGCATTGAACCATTCCAATTCCTCAGCCTTCTCATT GTACAATAGTAAGACACTGCAATCCCCTTTTCCAACATCTGCCAGTAATGGCTCAGATTCCAAGGAAGAAGCCAGTAAGTCTCTTGATCCGTCATCCAATCAACTTGCTCAAAATGTTGGTACTATTTCTCAGATACATGATGCCTCTTTGAGTGGCAATCAAGAAATTATTATGACCACTCCCGTCATTGGCCAATCTGGGAAGGTGGAATTAGCACATCCAAGCCCTCAACTTGGATTGATTCCTGTCTTAGGTACAAGGCTTGACAATATCTCTACCGGATGTGGTCATGTTTTCTCCCCTCTATGTTGTACACAATCAAATCCAGCATGGAATCCCAATTTTGCGGGGCAGCAACAGTCTCCGTTTCCTACAACTGCCTCAGTTCATTCAAATCCTGAAGTTCTTGATTCCAAGCAAAACCACAAGTGTTCTTCTGAAACGACATGCTGCTATGTTGACCAAAATGATCTTCAGCAGAACAATAGGGAACCTGTGGATGAAATGAGACATGATTCACCCGCTGCTGGTCAGAGTACTAGTAGTAGTTTATGTAACCGTGTTgctgataataataatagcagtgCCTATGAAAGCTTTGGCAGTAGAAACGATGTAAATGCCTCTTCGGTTGGGACAGCTGAGAAGTCCATTGCTCAAGAGAACTTGAATAATGGGGGTAACTTCAATCATGATGGTTTTGGAGGGAGCGATTCCTATCGCTCCAGCCAAAGAGAAGCTGCTCTAACAAAGTTTCGCTTGAAGCGGAAAGATCGATGCTATGAGAAAAGG GTTCGATACCAAAGTCGGAAAAGACTGGCAGAGCAACGTCCTCGGGTGAAAGGTCAATTTGTTcgtcaagtgcaaaatgattgCCCAGTTGCTAATGGTTGA